GTAAGAGCGATTTAAAATGTAACTATTGCTCATAGCCTCATTAAGAGAAGTCATGAATGCACTTGGGTGAATGCTGTGCTAATGGAGAATATGTATGTGCATATATAAAGGGGTCTGGGTAGCTGGGCGGTGTGTACAGGGGTGATAGTGCTTGACTGAATCGCTCAGACAGTGCCGTTGGTGTACTTGGAGAGCTTATTCTCTAAGTCACAGATTCGCTTTTCTTGAGAGAGAACGGCAGCCTTCAGACTCTGAATCTCTTCTATAAGTTTTTCCAACAACTGAGGCTAGCAAGGAGAGAGTACAGGAGGGATAGCAGAGAAGAAGGGGGAAAAGGGACATGTAGGGACAGTCgatagaagaaagaagaagaatgggAAAATGAACAAGGGTTTGGGTGCAAAGGGATAAGAACAGAATGGAAATAAAGTCAGAACTGAAAAGCAGGGTACAGGTAGAATAGCAAATGGAATGGAATAAGAACAAGAGAGGAACAGTGAACTCACAGGCAAGGTGCTCCCATCGACAGATGACATGCTCCTGCGTGGTGCTGGCCTGCTGTCCAGAACATTCTTCTTGGCCACCTTCAGCTCTCTGTTTTTCGGGGGAATGTAGCCATCCTTCAGCGAGACTAGGATAGGGTCTTCATCTCGCCCCTCCAACCACTCCTCAGGCTCCAGTGCAGGGTCTGGACCTGCTGTGTTCGGATAGAGGTCGTCCTGGAACAGATCTGACTGGAGAGACAGAAGACAGCAGGATCGTTCGGACTATCCTAGCACCGCAAACTCTTATTTACATGGCTACATTATTCACGCTCGTGTTTGGTGAATCGTATTGGAATAAACGTACGTACCTTTCTAGGGACTGTCATCATGATAGGCTCACACTTCCTCTCGTGAAGCTTGTATAATCTGATCAGACGAAATCAGAAGACTGAGCGCTAAAGCTTCTAAACAAACATATctgacatccacagaagatctttttcttctgtttctcttaAACAATACAGTGATGCGATATTGCATATCGTGCATGCGATTATCCGATCGGCCGATCTTTTATCGTGCAGATACGGGTCAAGAGCGGTGAGTTCTGTGGGAGGAAACGTCTCGTCGATGAGAAGGTGGGGCGAGAAAAGCATTAACTCATTAACTTAACATAATCACTCTTTGCAatcgtggtgagcagaaaagcatctcagaatacacAATACATCGTCTCAGAATACATCAAACACTGAAATGGACAGAATTTATAATCAGGTTCCTCTGCTGTCAACCAAGAACAAGTACGTGAGGCTACAGAAGACCAGTTAAACTCCATGTAGTCTTCTTGCCCTGCTACATTAAAGTGGCTGGTGTACACACCAACATCTAATTCAGTGTATATGTACAAATACAATACCTGGCGATCTCACACTTGCTCACATCAACTCCTCTCTTGGGCATGAAGCCCATGCCTCGCTGTGGCTCCTTGCTACTGAATGTACTGAGGTAATGCACATAGGGAGGCTCGTCTGTGATCTCAAAATAGCGAATGCTGCTATCTCCCTGGAAAAAAGGggtgcaaaagaaagaaagactcagCCCTGGGATACACCGCTGAGCGTTCGGATTGATATCGTGCTTAACGGCCGCACGTACCTTACCACACAGATATACAAGGCTGGTGTCGGGATCATAAAATGGCAACAAGACCCCATTACTTGTGTCCAGCTCCAGAAGAGCGATAGGTTCCTCGAAATTTGTCTGCAACAGAAAtcaatttattttggttttaaaagaaatgttaaaaGAAATGTTGTCCGTTGATGTTAAATTTTGCAGAATGAATATGATATGCagaatgaatacaaataaaagtcttttatcTAATcttatattttagatatatgAGGAATTGCCTTCTTACCGGGTCCCAGAGGCCGAGCTCCCTCTGGCTCATCCTGGTAAAGCCTGTAGTGAAGATGTTACCCTCTCTGGTGAAGATGGCTCTCATGGGCCTGATGCCTTCATGTGGTGCCAGTCTCTCCTACAGGGACAAAAACAGACATCAGAGAGACGTCTCTAATACGTTAAGACAGGCCGAGGGGCATAATCTACCCTGAGACTGCAAACGACTCAGAAATATCAGAAATTCAGCAAATTTGAGAAGAGTTGAGGATCATGGGCGATGGCTGAGAATCATGGGCGATGGAGTTTGTGTCAGGTGCACGTCTGTGGACGTGACCAAGGTGTTTCTTGGTCGATGAAACGTTCCAGTCTTCTTGtcttaatgaaaaataaactctGATTTGATTGTCTTTAATATGCTATCGTTTGGACGCTCAAAGAACTCTTgggttgtcttttttttaatgatgtgaGATTTTCTAATCTGGTACCTCACTTTATTGCGATCTCCAGCTTTCACGCTTAGCCTCGTTTTGTCGATAAGTGAAGGAAATATTTCAGTCTTTCGTTATACTCACAGCCACCACCTCTCTCTTGCGTGGATCacaaacacgaagacgccgatCTTTGCAGGTTGTGCAAAACAGGCTTCCGTTGTGATTCCAGCTGACGTTGTAGATGAGGTCTGGGTGATCTTCCATCGTTATCAATGGCTCTCCGGTGCCCACGTTCCAGATTATGATCAGATTATCACTGCCTGTGAAACACGCATGCATCATGGATCAAAACTGAGATGCTGACACGGATGAGAACGATTAGCATTAAGCTTAGAGATCCGTAGGAGCTACAGTATGAAACCTGCAGTGAGAAGGATGTTGCGGGCCGTAGGGTGCCAGCTGACGATGCCCACGCGTTTGGAGTGGCCCTCCAGCACCACGATGGGCTCGCTGATGGGCCGAGCTAGAGTGTGGTCTGGGATCTGCCACACCTTCCAAACAGGAAAACACAGCGAATGAAAATTACACATGCATATATGACAAGTAAAAAGATGGAATctatagccctattcggacgggattagttttacgtggggacgtggactaatgcaattttacctcaggacgtctgtaatattaattggccaattcacacgggacaagacatctcagtaaaactagcagaagtgggaggggtaactcgctttacgcaccacagtaacctccttgtcgtcatgtgcgtatgacgttgcttcctgttatcacgtgcgcaaacagacaacatggcgcctccatgcttgcaaaacgcaccaaaaactacttttaaacactaaatgacggaattttaccgtacatatttacagcgggtctattcggacgggattagtattacttgaggtaatttttccggacctttttacagaaggtaaacgtcgccgtaatctttactgacattgtccgtaatgattaccgagatggcacattcggacgggactaaaatcacagagaagctctggtaataattactttaccccgaCGTCCccatgtaaaactaatcccgtccgaatagggctttagagagaacaaaacaaagaacTCCTAGTAGGAAACTAACACAGAGGCAACATACAGTCGAGTTTGTCCAATAGTTTCCATCTAATAAAGGGATGACACACTGGAGTGTTAAAACGGTGTAGACCTCATCTTATCATGATCCCATCTCATGGCCTATGAGCTCATGGGAAAAAGTGTGCCATGAAAGAATCAGGTCACATTAAGACTAATTATGAGAGAAATATATGATCTAAGCTTAGCTGAAAATAAGCGTGTGTTACATGAGAATCTCCACGTAACAAGACTATAGAGCTATTACAGAGCCAGCATAGATAATCCGTAGATAATCCCGTGCATAGATATAAAGTAATGCTGTAAATCAAATatgactacatttttttttgttgagaaTATTGGCTGCTAAATTTATCTAAATATCTCGCAATTTCTTGTGTTGCTGAAAATCCCCAAAAGCTTTCATTCCGATTCgtttataacatgttataacGTTACGTTCATActttcaaacctttttttagatgttttatttagaataaataatctataaatctataaatatctATTTTAGAATGCAGAAAATAGCAAACAAAtgtgttacaaaaaaaagttgtgtAGGATTAAACATAGTAACGTACATCTGTTTTATAATGTTAAAACAGCTAATTAGCTCATCGCTAATATTTCAGAAATGCTAcgtctgtgttttttgtgtgaacACACCCTCACACCCTCAGCATATGGCAGCTGCGGTGAGTTCTCAGGACCAGACGTGCATACCGTGCATGTCTGTAACGTACCGACATCGGACAAGTCCAGATACATAAATTTAACAGCCGTATCATCTcaaccaaacacaaacaaacatctttaATGTACGATGTCTGGGATTAGTACGTACTATGTGCATGAAAGATTTGGATGAAGATTTACCATGGCAGTGGTGTCTTCAGAGCCGCTTGCCAGGATGTTGTCATTGTGGGGACACCAGTCAATGTCCAGGACAGGACCTGAGTGTCCCACCACCATTGGATAGTTCTTATCCACTCGTCCCACCTGTGACAGCAGAGAACATGATTGTGGCAtcatttggcttttttttgtctccagATGGACTCGTacagaattctagaaatgtTCAAATGTCTCTTAATTCTATGTGAGTACTTTACTAGTGTCACCAAAAGCCCGTGGACACCTGACTGTCACACTCATGTATGTGGTTCTTCTTCAAACCGTTGACAGATTAATTAAAAGAACACAGATgtttagaatgtctttgtattctATTGCATTATaattttctcttcactggaactacgAGTCCCAAACCCGCTCCAGCCTGACAATGCCCTTGTGTTCAAAGCAAACCCGTGGTTTGCCAAggatggagtggaagaactcttCGGTCTCTTCTCCACcgaacacttttgggatgaactggaactctgACCGAACCCCAGACCTCTCCTGAccccagtgtctgatctcactaatgctcgtGTAACTGAAGTGAACACAGCCAAGCTCTAAAGTCTACTGTAAATCCTTCCCAAACAGCGGAGCTTATTGTAACAGCAGAGGATAGAACTACCTCTGGGATGAGATGTTCAAccactacatacagtatgagtgtGAAGGTCAGGTGGGTGATGGTCAATATTAAAGACTATAAAATCTATGCAGTGTTCTTCATGGAGCTTTACACACTCagtatcttcattcattcattcattcattcatcttctaccgcttatccgaactacctcgggtcacggggagcctgtgcctatctcaggcgtcatcgggcatcaaggcaggatacaccctggacggagtgccaacccatcacagggcacacacacactcattcactcacacaatcacacacactacggacaattttccagagatgccaatcaacctaccatgcatgtctttggaccgggggaggaaaccggagtacccggaggaaacccccgaggcacagggagaacatgcaaactccacacacacaaggcggaggcgggaatcgaacccccaaccctggaggtgtgaggcgaacgtatcttcagttttttttgtttttttttaccgttCACCAATAGGTTAGATTCGTTGGCTTGTTTACTTGTTACTTGTTTTGGTTTTGCCAAACGgttgagtcactggctattttaaaacgacggttgaagacctacttattcgtGAAACAATTCAACTAGCACCtcctttttgtatatatattatatacagtatatataaacctctgaacagtgttttagactcatggtatcttaagtatgtgacctagtgaaccagagttaatgtatccgatgatagagacttaagcacttttgtacgtcgctctggataacgacGTCCGCCAAACGATGTAAATGTACAGCATGTGACAAAAAAGTAGATCTGGTTTAATTACACCTCGAAAGCAAACTCTTCTAATTCCAGCGATTCCAGGTTTGTAaggtctgtgtgtaagtgaggtcCTTCTCTgtgctgctcctgctgctgtATGCTCCTTGCTTCCCCGGTGTGTATTTATAGCCCTGTGACGAGGCGATGAAAAGGCAGTTTTTACACTGACCTTTCTGGAACTGGGCCGGGTGAGAAAGCAGGCAG
This genomic interval from Tachysurus vachellii isolate PV-2020 chromosome 17, HZAU_Pvac_v1, whole genome shotgun sequence contains the following:
- the LOC132860048 gene encoding coronin-6-like isoform X4, whose protein sequence is MSRSIVRQSKFRHVFGQAAKPEQGYDDIRVSKVTWDSSFCAVNPKFLAVIVESSGGGAFLVLPLSKVGRVDKNYPMVVGHSGPVLDIDWCPHNDNILASGSEDTTAMVWQIPDHTLARPISEPIVVLEGHSKRVGIVSWHPTARNILLTAGSDNLIIIWNVGTGEPLITMEDHPDLIYNVSWNHNGSLFCTTCKDRRLRVCDPRKREVVAERLAPHEGIRPMRAIFTREGNIFTTGFTRMSQRELGLWDPTNFEEPIALLELDTSNGVLLPFYDPDTSLVYLCGKGDSSIRYFEITDEPPYVHYLSTFSSKEPQRGMGFMPKRGVDVSKCEIARLYKLHERKCEPIMMTVPRKSDLFQDDLYPNTAGPDPALEPEEWLEGRDEDPILVSLKDGYIPPKNRELKVAKKNVLDSRPAPRRSMSSVDGSTLPLLEKLIEEIQSLKAAVLSQEKRICDLENKLSKYTNGTV
- the LOC132860048 gene encoding coronin-6-like isoform X3 — translated: MSRSIVRQSKFRHVFGQAAKPEQGYDDIRVSKVTWDSSFCAVNPKFLAVIVESSGGGAFLVLPLSKVGRVDKNYPMVVGHSGPVLDIDWCPHNDNILASGSEDTTAMVWQIPDHTLARPISEPIVVLEGHSKRVGIVSWHPTARNILLTAGSDNLIIIWNVGTGEPLITMEDHPDLIYNVSWNHNGSLFCTTCKDRRLRVCDPRKREVVAERLAPHEGIRPMRAIFTREGNIFTTGFTRMSQRELGLWDPTNFEEPIALLELDTSNGVLLPFYDPDTSLVYLCGKGDSSIRYFEITDEPPYVHYLSTFSSKEPQRGMGFMPKRGVDVSKCEIARLYKLHERKCEPIMMTVPRKSDLFQDDLYPNTAGPDPALEPEEWLEGRDEDPILVSLKDGYIPPKNRELKVAKKNVLDSRPAPRRSMSSVDGSTLPPQLLEKLIEEIQSLKAAVLSQEKRICDLENKLSKYTNGTV
- the LOC132860048 gene encoding coronin-6-like isoform X2 codes for the protein MSRSIVRQSKFRHVFGQAAKPEQGYDDIRVSKVTWDSSFCAVNPKFLAVIVESSGGGAFLVLPLSKVGRVDKNYPMVVGHSGPVLDIDWCPHNDNILASGSEDTTAMVWQIPDHTLARPISEPIVVLEGHSKRVGIVSWHPTARNILLTAGSDNLIIIWNVGTGEPLITMEDHPDLIYNVSWNHNGSLFCTTCKDRRLRVCDPRKREVVAERLAPHEGIRPMRAIFTREGNIFTTGFTRMSQRELGLWDPTNFEEPIALLELDTSNGVLLPFYDPDTSLVYLCGKGDSSIRYFEITDEPPYVHYLSTFSSKEPQRGMGFMPKRGVDVSKCEIARLYKLHERKCEPIMMTVPRKSDLFQDDLYPNTAGPDPALEPEEWLEGRDEDPILVSLKDGYIPPKNRELKVAKKNVLDSRPAPRRSMSSVDGSTLPVCNRPKFSNGYQENLQLSFSSRHGEVDVLLSQIARHQSEGHTEPGCGA